The following are from one region of the Cinclus cinclus chromosome 7, bCinCin1.1, whole genome shotgun sequence genome:
- the ZNF503 gene encoding zinc finger protein 503 → MITSPSLSAIRSSKRSSSLSEPGGSPRRSRSAADLAGPNGLAGNNGSSAAAKPCFHAVPPSDPLRQANRLPIKVLKMLTARTGHILHPEYLQPLPSTPVSPIELDAKKSPLALLAQTCSQIGKPDPSPSSKLSSVTSNGSGGDKDSKSGPLKLSDIGVEDKSSFKPYSKPGAEKKEPGAAGCAGAPAAGVAAGEKSGFRVPSATCQPFTPRTGSPNSSASACSPGLLPAEGKGGEDKKDSEGCGKSGSSGSEGGPGTTSISHSRISVSCAGINVEVNQHQESTPGSKPIASDSASSCSSTTATSSTSVLGSGLVAPVSPYKPGQTVFPLPPAGMSYPGTLAGAYAGYPPQFLPHGVALDPTKSSSLVGAQLAAASSLGCSKPAGSSPLAGASPPSVMTASLCRDPYCLSYHCASHLAGAAGASCAHDQALKSGYPLVYPTHPLHSVHSSLTGATPPSLAGHPLYPYGFMLPNDPQPHICNWVSANGPCDKRFATSEELLSHLRTHTAFPGTDKLLSSYPSSSSLASAAAAAMACHMHIPTTGAPGSPGTLALRSPHHALGLGSRYHPYSKSPLPTPGAPVPVPAATGPYYSPYALYGQRLTTASALGYQ, encoded by the exons ATGATCACATCGCCCTCGCTTTCTGCTATAAGAAGTAGTAAGcgcagcagcagcctcagcgAGCCCGGAGGCAGCCCCCGCCGCAGCCGCAGCGCCGCCGACCTCGCCGGGCCGAACGGGCTCGCTGGGAATAACGGCAGCAGCGCCGCCGCCAAGCCCTGCTTCCACGCCGTCCCCCCCTCGGACCCGCTACGCCAAGCCAACCGCCTTCCCATCAAAGTCTTGAAAATGCTCACGGCGCGGACTGGACACATTTTACACCCTGAATACCTGCAGCCTTTACCCTCCACGCCCGTCAGCCCTATCGAG CTGGATGCAAAGAAGAGCCCCCTGGCCCTTTTGGCACAAACTTGCTCGCAGATAGGGAAGCCGGACCCGTCCCCTTCCTCCAAACTCTCCTCGGTCACCTCCAATGGCTCCGGAGGCGACAAGGACTCCAAGTCGGGCCCCTTGAAGCTCAGCGACATCGGCGTGGAGGACAAATCGAGCTTCAAGCCGTACTCCAAGCCGGGCGCGGAGAAGAAGGAACCGGGGGCGGCGGGCTGCGCGGGCGCCCCCGCCGCGGGGGTCGCGGCCGGGGAGAAGTCGGGATTCCGGGTGCCGAGCGCCACCTGCCAGCCGTTCACCCCAAGGACAGGCAGCCCAAACTCCAGCGCCTCCGCCTGCTCGCCCGGGCTGCTGCCGGCCGAGGGAAAAGGCGGGGAGGACAAGAAGGACTCGGAGGGCTGCGGAAAGAGCGGCAGCTCCGGCTCGGAGGGAGGCCCGGGCACCACCAGCATCAGCCACAGCCGGATTAGCGTGAGCTGTGCCGGGATTAACGTGGAGGTCAACCAGCACCAGGAGAGCACGCCGGGCTCCAAGCCCATCGCATCGGACTccgcctcctcctgcagcagcaccaccgCCACCTCCTCCACCTCCGTTCTGGGCTCCGGCCTCGTGGCCCCCGTCTCCCCTTACAAGCCGGGCCAGACCGTTTTCCCCCTGCCCCCGGCGGGCATGAGCTACCCGGGGACGCTGGCTGGAGCCTACGCCGGCTACCCGCCACAGTTCCTGCCGCACGGAGTGGCTCTGGACCCCACCAAATCCTCCAGCCTGGTGGGGGCCCAGCTGGCCGCCGCCAGCAGCCTCGGCTGCAGCAAGCCGGCGGGGTCGAGCCCGCTGGCGGGCGCGTCGCCGCCGTCGGTGATGACGGCGAGCTTGTGCCGAGACCCCTACTGCCTGAGCTACCACTGCGCCAGCCACCTGGCAGGCGCCGCCGGAGCCTCCTGCGCCCACGACCAAGCCCTCAAGTCCGGATACCCCCTCGTCTACCCCACCCACCCTTTGCACAGCGTCCACTCCTCGCTGACCGGCGCCACGCCGCCTTCGCTAGCCGGCCACCCTTTGTACCCCTACGGCTTCATGCTCCCCAATGACCCCCAGCCACACATCTGCAACTGGGTGTCGGCCAACGGACCCTGCGACAAGCGCTTTGCCACCTCGGAGGAGCTGCTTAGCCACTTGCGGACCCATACTGCCTTCCCGGGCACCGATAAACTCCTCTCCAGCTACCCCAGCTCCTCGTCGCTGGCCAGCGCAGCGGCTGCAGCCATGGCGTGCCACATGCACATCCCCACGACGGGCGCCCCGGGCAGCCCGGGCACGCTGGCCCTGCGCAGCCCGCACCACGCGCTGGGACTCGGCAGCCGCTACCACCCCTACTCCAAGagccccctgcccacccccgGGGCCCCCGTGCCCGTGCCCGCTGCCACCGGACCCTACTACTCCCCTTACGCACTCTATGGGCAGAGACTCACCACAGCCTCGGCCCTGGGGTACCAGTGA